The following nucleotide sequence is from Fundulus heteroclitus isolate FHET01 chromosome 24, MU-UCD_Fhet_4.1, whole genome shotgun sequence.
CAGCGTCAAATCCTGCCGCGCCGTGAAGAACGTGAGAGAGTGACTGGGCCAATTTTGCATTTTGTTCTGAGAAATCggacatttttaatttattacgAAAGTTTTAGTCTTAGTTCTGTCTCTTCTTGTTCTGTTTCGGTCAACTTGCATTTATTTGTCGTGGCGTAGCCTAAAACCTTGCGGCGGACAAATTGATGATCGTTGGTCGAATTTAAAACTTTCGTCTTTAGATTTACGGTGGTGCCTGGAAGCTGAGGCTCTACGAGAGACCGGACTTCGGGGGGCAGGCGTTGGACTGCTCTGACGACGTCCCGTCGGCCTACGACGCCTACAAGATGCGCGAGGCCTACTCCTGCGTGGTGACGGACGGCGCCTGGGTGCTGTACGACCTCCCCAACTACAGGGGGCACCAGTACCTCCTGGAGAGGGGAGAGTACCGGCAGCACGGCGACTGGGGCGCGTCGTCTCCCGGCGTCGGCTCCTTCCGCAGGATCACGGAGTTTTAAGCGATTTCTAAATGCctgaaaaaacaataaagttaaaGCAAAGCCTGACTTGTGTCTTTATAGAGTTTAAGGAAAATGTCTCGTAGACCGGCAAATGTTCTGGTGAGACGTTTCAATACCACTCAATCGTGGGTATAAATGTCGTTATTTAGGCTTTTGGTGATTAATTTGCACAAAAAAACTACTTCAATACAATTTTTGATAAGGAATTTGAATTTTCTTCCCTCTTCTGCAGGGGTGGATCTCTCCCAATTTTACATCATCATAATCTTAGCTGTAAAAAAGAATCACTTGTTTGTccgaaagcaaaacaaatattAACACCCAACAGACTCGTATAGACTGGAGAAGTTCCTTCTTGAAAATGAagatcacaaacattttatatcAAAATTTTGTTCTGAGATTTATCAGCTAAATCTGGACAAACTGGCATGGTTGAGGAAATCCTGGGAAACCTTACtcaaatgtgaaataaacacTCAATTATGGGATAAAATCCTGCTCCTGCCATCTTAAATCTCTGTTTGtaacagatttaaataaaatgcagtgtaCCATTTTGCATAATGTATATATTTCGCCTTATATTTTTAGCAAGTACTATGTGGGAACACTTTTACTCATATGTAAAAGTTCTGTGGGCACTAGGTTTTACTGTTTGTGGGAATGTGTGGTTATTCAGTCATTTTGGAAAGATGTATGTGCCAAAATCAGTACAGTTATTGGTCAAAGTGTCAGAAAACCCACTGATGTGTTTGTTGGGACACATTCCCAAGTCACTAGTAAAACATGAGCATGTGATACAGTCACTTTTAATGTTAGCAAGGAAGACCATTATGGTGAAATGGGTGGGCAGTGAACCCCCCTCCATTTCTTTATGGACTGATCTCTGATGTTATGACTCTGATTAGACTTGGACATTACATTGATGGAAGTCTTCAATTCTTTACAAATACCTGGAAAAAGCCACTGGAAACACTGGGAGTGGAATGTAAAATGGCCTCTAACGGACAACGGCTGTGGATATAGAATTTATGGATGGACTCTTGGAAATACATGTGAGATGTAGTGCTGATTTTGTTATTGACCAGTCTTTTACAAAGTTTGTATGTTTGggagaaattaaataaaagtttattataaaaaaagagaaaaaaatattaattcccctaaaatatataattgtaaaCCTAATCTTAGGGCCCTGAAAAACCTAGTTGCAGCCCTGGATCAAACGCTGCTGTGCACGCTCCCCTAGGTATCTGAGAAGCTGCATGCAAACCCCTGACTGTGTGCACTCGTGTTCATGATAAGTGGACTGGAGACGATtctggaaatccaaaaaaaaatg
It contains:
- the LOC105921460 gene encoding gamma-crystallin M2-like isoform X1, which translates into the protein MGKITFFEEKKFQGRCYNCSSDCADLHSHFGRCNSVRVESGVWVIYERPGYKGFQYVLGPGEYADSQQWMAFSDSVKSCRAVKNIYGGAWKLRLYERPDFGGQALDCSDDVPSAYDAYKMREAYSCVVTDGAWVLYDLPNYRGHQYLLERGEYRQHGDWGASSPGVGSFRRITEF
- the LOC105921460 gene encoding gamma-crystallin M2-like isoform X2, whose product is MGKITFFEEKKFQGRCYNCSSDCADLHSHFGRCNSVRVESGVWVIYERPGYKGFQYVLGPGEYADSQQWMAFSDSVKSCRAIYGGAWKLRLYERPDFGGQALDCSDDVPSAYDAYKMREAYSCVVTDGAWVLYDLPNYRGHQYLLERGEYRQHGDWGASSPGVGSFRRITEF